The genomic segment AAATATCCGTCCACAAACTTTGCTCCGCCACATATTACATTGTGCATCGTGTGCCAAGCTGAATGATGGGTGTGTCGGGTCATGTCCATGATCTTAAAATCAAGATTCCTGAAACACAAACAGAGGAGACAGCGAAGGTTAATTATTACCTTTTAACTCAGCTGCTACAAAACACTATTTGTCTTCATTTCTATGAATTTGTTTTGTATCTACCTTCTTCCAGTTATTAGCTTTAGAATACCCTCCCAGATCTTATGGTTCCTGCACACCACGAAATATACACATCGGCCCAAGTGCTCATACCATGACATAACCGCAGAACCAAACAACAACGGTGGCCATATTCTCCTTATAGCAAGTCTTTCAAGTGCCATTAAACTAGCTTCCTCTTCTTTATCATGAGCAAGATAAGGCTGAAAGCAAAATAGATCATTTGAAGGTCATTGAATGTGGAAAATAACACTATTTCTGGCGATAAAGCATTAATTTGATAGTCAAATAATTCACCTGCCAGAATAATAAAGTACTTGTAGTAAACAATTTCAAACCTCAAAAGATGGATGAAGAGGATACTGCTTGGAAAGATGCTAGACGAATCAAAGGTAATACTTCTTTTAGGGATTTATATGCATGATTGTAAGTGTTTCCTTAAATAGTGATAAGGCTCAGGGAATACAGAAAAGTGGGAATCTTTTGAAAAATAGAGGAAGAACAATGTTAAAAGCTAAaaggaagataaaaaaaaccaaaattagAAACATATGGATATAGAATTGAGTGCAGTATGAATTTTCACTCAAATTTAGTAAGAGAAGAACTTAAAGGGGAATCACCAAGGTAGCTATTCTTGTCTAATAGACTAAATGTTTAAGGTTCGATTCTCACTAAAATGTCCAGATTGAAACGAGAGAATATGACTTTGGAGGGTCGTTCTAGTTCCCTCTAGAgaataaacatttaatttaaaaacaaaaaatctttaTGAAGATATTACAAAAGTTGGGAGGTGGAAGAACAAGGCAATATTTCTATGGAATAAGCTCCTGATGCCTGTATTTGTTTGGTTTGATGTTCTAAGGTTATCATGATCTCTATCATCTGAGGTTATCTCAGTTACTTActatactttttatatatttcaagaAGTCACTTTACAACTTTGTTATATAAAGTTTCGCATATCAAacaggaaaaataaaaaagatgggTCTAAAAGTAAATAAGAAATCACACAAAAACTCACCGGTGCAAACAAAGTAATGGATTTCACAGCATGGGGGTGTCTTGCAGCTAAGGCCAAGGCAAGTACACAGCCCATAGAGTGAGCAACTAAGTGAAATGAATTCAGCTGAGAAGGAAAAATGGTTGAATTCTCAATCATGTCCAAATGATCCTTCAGTGTGTATAAGCAGTCCCTTGGCTTTGGGCTTCTTCCAAATCCCAAAAGATCTACCGCGAAAATCCTAAACTTGCGGTTTGTGAGCAAAGATATGTTAGGGAAAATGGTTTCTGTCCAAAATGAGGAAGATGACATAAAACCATGCAAGAATATCACATTTTCTGTTTCTTCTTCCTCTGAAACTGCTTCTGAGAGATAACAATTCAATCAATTATTTACACTTCATGCAAACTAAATGCCACAATAATAGAACAACCACCTATGTTATAACGTGACAACATTCACATGGCCAATCCTACTTTTAATGCTAGTACTATGCGTATGAACTTGATTTCATTTTGATAGTGAGCAAGTtgacaaaagagaaaaaaaaaatagtcatatATGACTAGGGTTTATCTAGCCCAATTACTAACTTTCCAATAAATTCCACAAAATCAGGGCTGACAAATCAAGGATACAAATTAGCAGAAATCATCAAGGGCAGCTTAATCAATTGAGATTCTAATTTAACATATTCTGCATCAgttaaatatacaaaatgaaCAGAGCATATTGCTTTAGTattatttcttcttcatctaagGTTTATCCCTTGATAACAGCAGTGAGAGTACCTTTCACCACAACATGAAGACGAAGCTTATCATCATTGGTCGTCCACGAAACGCACGACTCACACCCACAATCGGACCACCTCTGATTCACCCACCCACAATCTTCAGTCCGAAAATCTTCCCACTTTGTTGCGAATCTAAGCAAACCCTTTTCCCGGAAAATGTTTTTTCGGGCGAAAAGTGTTTCAGAAAGCAGActttctctttcacattcaacAATGGCTCCATTATGTTGTGTCCTGATCTGACAGTAACATGGAGCGGTCTTCCCTTCGAGTAGCTCGTCCACGTATCTATAGAATACACACAGGATAACCTCAATAAGATCGAGGAACAGAAAGACAAGAAAGCTCGTTGTTGTGATGAAGAATTCAGCTGCTATACTGGGCCATTTTCTCCACAGAACTTCCCAATCCATAGGAGGAAAAATGACTGGTGGAGAttgctagagagagagagtatgGGCAAGACAGAGTATGGAGAATTTTGAATTGAAAAAGAACATGGAGGTTTGGAATGGTTAGCAGATTTTTTTCAAGGTTTGTCTGGTAATGGttatttcaaagttttttttttttaattttgttcatttataaatttctttttaaaataatataaaataaagtcaaaatattttaattgttaaaaaaattatataaaaatgagataaagttcaacaaaaaaaaattaaaaaaaatatcaagctcaatttttgtgtttctttaacgatttatttaataaaatattaatgcattatatatatatatatatatatatatatatggaaattggacgaaatgaccctaaagatggGGCATTTGACTCCGTGGTCACccgatatttaaaattgatctggtgaccactttattttttttagacaaaattacccttttcgcgtaacatGAAGGGaattcgcgtttcgcgaagtgaattaagtttaatataaatactcaaattttttcattttcttcatttcgtttctctctcttctctctatGTTCTTGTTCGTTGGCGGCGACGAAAATTTCGGCGACGGCGACTACGGCTATGCCTtgaatctacaaagataagaaaactttaaccctgaatcgatgtttataatacagatttatgttcttatttccatatcttcattttaaaccctaaccctaactcaaatcgatttatgttcatgtttccagtatctccatctgaaaacctaaatcaatttatgttcttattgtctattatcttcatttcaaactatttatgttgttcttaattaaaccctaactctaaatcaattaaatatgttcatattggttcataattgttcattttttttgttcatcttattgttcttatgtcgatgatgatatttgcagatcatatgggttctgtttcgcgaagggcttctcgttacgcgaagggcttcccTTTATGCATTTATAGAGTATGTGCACACATTCCATTTTGGTGAGTTTTGTCTTAAATTTTTATCCCAAAttgtaaataacaaaaatatgtttatcattGGATTTCTTTAGGTGACAAGATGAAAGTacaatattacattaataattagaaaaacttCATATATAtctgattataaaaaaaaacagacaAAAGAAATGAAGCTTCCTTTTAATTAGAGAATATGAGGaaatacattattaattgtTCAAGAATTCATATAACATTggtataattttcaaattttacttTCCACGGCAAAGTATTTAGTATGACGGTCCTGAGCAATAATCTTCCCACTCTGTTTCTTTCTGAACTCAACAGTAATGACAACAATGGTCTTCCCAACCCGTAATATCTTCGCTTCTATCTCAATCTCTTCCTAAAACAAATGTGAAGCAAAGTCTTGAAAGAAAATCTTGTAATTCTATCAACAATAGACCAATTGAACAAACAAATAGAATATTATCTAGTAAAAGATTATCAAACCAGGTATTAGAAGATTGCTAACTTAGAATCAATGAAAGCAAATGACACCTCTAACCTTTTCTACTAACAAGAAAATAAGATTTGATATGAAATAGAGATTAGGGTGATCATTAGTAGTAGTACTTAGGATAATTATGTTAGTCTCCCTCCTTTCAAAATGAAATTCTACAAACAAACCCTTTAACATATAATATAGAACAACTAAATGAAAACAACTCAATTGTATTTACTATTGAGAAAACCCTATCTgcaaaatgaaatcaaaaagGAGAAAAAGCTAACTACTCACACCAACATAAGCAAAATCCAAGTATGAAACACTGATCTCAACAGACACTCCGGTATGAGATGTACCGACGGTGCATATAACAGCTGAACCAACCACATCAACAAGAGCAGTAGTAGCTTCTCCGTGCAAGAAATTCCCAGTGttcttcattaataataaatgaagaaTCGATCAATCTAAACGGAGATAAGGAAACACctaattacatatttaagaAGTCGTACCAACAAATGAGGGAGTACTTTCATGGAGCAGACGATTCATCCGGCCTCTACAAGATCGAGATAAAGACCTTGCATAATGAAGGGCTCGATGAATTTTGGTGGCATACCATCTAGAACGTCGGCACTTAGCCGGTTTCCGTCTTGTTGTAAGTACTTCTTCACTGAATCCAGACCCATTTCTTTCAATATCTTCGACCAAGATTGGATTcgtgaagcccttcgcgaaataTGAAGCTCTTTGCGAAacgtgaagcccttcgcgaaacgtgaagcccttcgcgaaacgtgaagtctCATCGgataaataataaacaacaacAGTGATTCGAAAATACAGAAACAAACAACAATAAACTTCAAGTATCATAGGATATTTACCAAGTGGAACAatgctcgtcgtggagctcattgtGTGTATCACCGCCGCTCGTCGCTCGCTGCTGCCGCCGacgagtttagagagaaggaggagaagagcgggagggaagagagagaaggagaagaaaagaattgaaaataaagagtcggggttatattaaatagtaagggtattctggacttttcacacTATTCCACTTCGCGAAGCacgaagtcccttcgcgttacgcaaaaagggtaatttcgtccaaaaaaattaaagtggtcaccagagcAATATAATTTTGCCAGTGACCACCGAGGCAAATGCCCccatctttagggtcatttcgtccaatttccctaTATATATTAGGggagaaatttgacgaaataaccctcataataggattatttccaaatttagcataagcaatataattttttcaaatctaaCATTTTGCCTATGGAAAAAGACGTTTTTGccctcaaataaaaaatcatacatttttcCCATTCACTTTCTCCCCTAATCCCTCTTTTCCCTCCCTctcctcttttcatatttcccCCGAAACGGCTGAAACCCGCGACTCTCCCCTGACGACGATCCAAGCCCCCGTTCCAAGCCCCCGATCCAAGCCCCGACGACGATTCGAGcccccgacgacgatccaagTCGAACGGACGAAGGTTGAGGGTGAGTTTTATTTGAGGCAACAAACTCCCGAGGCACCGCAACATTGAAGGTGAGTTTTCTCCGAGGCAACAAACTCCCGAGCCAACGCCGCAACATTGAAGGTGAGTTTTTCCCGTTTTCTGTCGTTTACCTTCCATGCATGCTGAAATAGAAGAacggtttagggttttagtgtttatagtttaggtttaggtttaagTTTAGGGTTTTATGGGCTGACTGAatcgttttgagtttaaaatgtATCTGTCGAAGGCGTTGCAGGCGACAATGCATCGATCGTAGGCGACAATGCATCGGTCGTAGGCgacaatgcatctgtcgcaAGCGATTAAGTATTATTCCCCTACGACAGATGCATTGTCGTCTACGacaaatgttttattttctttaaagaaGTGGTATTTGTTTTCCTTAGTCTgacataatgttttttttgcaGATGAcaccaaccaaaatcaaatccAAACGGTTATTGAGAACTTTCCTGGCCGTGTTTCATGAAAATCCACTTGTACCTGCTTGTTAAATACGAAGGACAAGTTTAATCACTTTGGTCTTATGGATAGGGCTTTGAAGCCTCAATTCCAACATCTATTGAAAGCCCCGACTGTAATTTTCTTAGGAATAATAATCCATCAGATGTTGATGAGGAAAAGCAGCTCCAATTCAAAGGGAATAACTTTCTTGGTCAATGGTCAAGAGTTGTACTAGGGCATGAAGGAATATGCCTTGGTGATAGGCCAAAATTTTGGAAGATTTCCTGTGATCGAAAACTAGCacgttgaagaatgtccacccctAGTCCATAAATATTTTGGGGGTAAAACAGTTGTTAGAGTGACATAGGTTCAAACAATTTTCCTCTGAAGCTCTAATAAGGATGATGCATGGAAGCTTGGGCTCATCAACCTTATTTACCAGTGTCTTTTTGGATCTGATAATAGGAGGAGAGTAAGTTTGAAAATCTTCAGCATGGTGGAGGACATGGAGATATTTCttcaatttccatggggaaatgTGTCCTTCAATTCAACCCTGAAGGGTATTGACAAGGACATGAAACATCTTCGGCAGCTATATCTGGAGAAAAACGAAACCTACAAGGGGAACTGTGATGTCGCTTATACTATTAGTGGGTTCGTAGTAGCTTTCCAAGTTTGGACATATTTGGTTATAAAAACATTTGTCCCCAAATTTGTGGATATGACCTAGGAACAACCTATATGCCCAAGGATATTACTCTTTTACAGCCTCTAGAAGCAACACCAACATTGTCCAAGAGGTATTCACTACTCTCCTAAAATGCAATGTGTTTAACAAGATTGATGAGTCTGAGGAGTAGAAGAGGAACTATTGTGGGAaagactttgaagaaatgggaggctacatttatgatgaattatttgaagTGGATGGTAGGAAGAGAAATAATGAAGATGGCAGTACTCCCAAACTAGCGCCCAAGAGGAGAAGACCACTTAAAATCACACTAGCCAAGAGGACCGAGAAGTCATTTAGTGATGAATCTAGCCAAGACATCTCTCGGTCTACTACTCATGAATCTAGCCATGTCCCTTCAGCAACGAGTCCTCAAAATAAAGAAGACAATTCTCCAACTAGCCAAGACAATCGGGTGACTCAAGCCCAACATGATGTCAAGTTTGATGAGCTGGGAAAGGATATGAAGAAGATGACAAGGGATGTGAATAAGATTAAAACTGAAATGAAGGTCATCAAAGAGGATCAACGTGTTATGTTCaatcacataatcaaattattggGTGAAATAAAACAACAGAAGAATGTTGATTCAGATTTAGTGGAGAAAGAGTTGGAGTTCAACAAAGTTGTTGCTGCTAATGGGTTGAATGATGGGTTGTATAAGAAAAaagatgttgttgttgttgatgttgggttggagatgaaaaaagatgttgatgatgatgttgatgatgggTTGGATAAAAAAAGATGTTGTTGCTGTTGatgttgggttggagatgaacaAAGATGCTgatgagaatgaaaacaaagatgatgatgatgttgatgagaatgaaaacaaagatactgatgatgttgttgttgagaatgaaaacaaagatgttGATGTTGTTGATGGGTTGAATGAGAAAGAATATATTGCTTCCGTTGATGTTGTTGATTGGTTGGATAAGAAAGAATATATTGCTTctgttgatgttgttgttgagaatgaaaaaaaaacaaagtagttgatgatgatgttgttgttgagaatGAAAACACAGtagttgatgatgatgttgttgttgagaatGAAAACAACAAAGTAGTTGATGAGGCTGAGTTAGGAAAGAATGAGGTTGAGTTGAAGATGGACGACAAAGAAGATTTATCCACGAAGAAGAAGGATTTCTCCACAAAAAAGAAGGAATTAGGCACGAAGAGGAAGGTGGGTggagttggccaagaagaggTTGGAGGAATTGTCCAAAAAGAGGAAGGTggagttggagaagaagaaggatggtGATGTATTAGAAATGACTCCAACAAAATTTGAGGGACAGAAGTTTCAGAGAAAGAAGAAGTCCACAATATTGGGGAGCTACACAGACCCTAATGGAAAAACGTTTAAACTCAATGATCCAGTAACTGTCAATCCTCTTTTAGATTATGCTATTGAACTGATGAATGAGTTGAAAAAGTGGTTGAAGCTGGAGGATGAAGACAAGATAAATATGGTTATTTTCTTTGCTGGTCGAGATTTATTTAT from the Impatiens glandulifera unplaced genomic scaffold, dImpGla2.1, whole genome shotgun sequence genome contains:
- the LOC124918055 gene encoding probable lysophospholipase BODYGUARD 4 isoform X2 — encoded protein: MDWEVLWRKWPSIAAEFFITTTSFLVFLFLDLIEVILCVFYRYVDELLEGKTAPCYCQIRTQHNGAIVECERESLLSETLFARKNIFREKGLLRFATKWEDFRTEDCGWVNQRWSDCGCESCVSWTTNDDKLRLHVVVKAVSEEEETENVIFLHGFMSSSSFWTETIFPNISLLTNRKFRIFAVDLLGFGRSPKPRDCLYTLKDHLDMIENSTIFPSQLNSFHLVAHSMGCVLALALAARHPHAVKSITLFAPPYLAHDKEEEASLMALERLAIRRIWPPLLFGSAVMSWYEHLGRCVYFVVCRNHKIWEGILKLITGRRNLDFKIMDMTRHTHHSAWHTMHNVICGGAKFVDGYLEILKRSKVKINVIQGGRDKVVPPECSANLKKKVPDADFHIIPNADHSVIFGRENDLTRYLETIWWSCNE
- the LOC124918055 gene encoding probable lysophospholipase BODYGUARD 4 isoform X5 → MDWEVLWRKWPSIAAEFFITTTSFLVFLFLDLIEVILCVFYRYVDELLEGKTAPCYCQIRTQHNGAIVECERESLLSETLFARKNIFREKGLLRFATKWEDFRTEDCGCESCVSWTTNDDKLRLHVVVKAVSEEEETENVIFLHGFMSSSSFWTETIFPNISLLTNRKFRIFAVDLLGFGRSPKPRDCLYTLKDHLDMIENSTIFPSQLNSFHLVAHSMGCVLALALAARHPHAVKSITLFAPPYLAHDKEEEASLMALERLAIRRIWPPLLFGSAVMSWYEHLGRCVYFVVCRNHKIWEGILKLITGRRNLDFKIMDMTRHTHHSAWHTMHNVICGGAKFVDGYLEILKRSKVKINVIQGGRDKVVPPECSANLKKKVPDADFHIIPNADHSVIFGRENDLTRYLETIWWSCNE
- the LOC124918055 gene encoding probable lysophospholipase BODYGUARD 4 isoform X3, which gives rise to MDWEVLWRKWPSIAAEFFITTTSFLVFLFLDLIEVILCVFYRYVDELLEGKTAPCYCQIRTQHNGAIVECERESLLSETLFARKNIFREKGLLRFATKWEDFRTEDCGWVNQRWSDCGCESCVSWTTNDDKLRLHVVVKVSEEEETENVIFLHGFMSSSSFWTETIFPNISLLTNRKFRIFAVDLLGFGRSPKPRDCLYTLKDHLDMIENSTIFPSQLNSFHLVAHSMGCVLALALAARHPHAVKSITLFAPPYLAHDKEEEASLMALERLAIRRIWPPLLFGSAVMSWYEHLGRCVYFVVCRNHKIWEGILKLITGRRNLDFKIMDMTRHTHHSAWHTMHNVICGGAKFVDGYLEILKRSKVKINVIQGGRDKVVPPECSANLKKKVPDADFHIIPNADHSVIFGRENDLTRYLETIWWSCNE
- the LOC124918055 gene encoding probable lysophospholipase BODYGUARD 4 isoform X1 — its product is MDWEVLWRKWPSIAAEFFITTTSFLVFLFLDLIEVILCVFYRYVDELLEGKTAPCYCQIRTQHNGAIVECERESLLSETLFARKNIFREKGLLRFATKWEDFRTEDCGWVNQRWSDCGCESCVSWTTNDDKLRLHVVVKEAVSEEEETENVIFLHGFMSSSSFWTETIFPNISLLTNRKFRIFAVDLLGFGRSPKPRDCLYTLKDHLDMIENSTIFPSQLNSFHLVAHSMGCVLALALAARHPHAVKSITLFAPPYLAHDKEEEASLMALERLAIRRIWPPLLFGSAVMSWYEHLGRCVYFVVCRNHKIWEGILKLITGRRNLDFKIMDMTRHTHHSAWHTMHNVICGGAKFVDGYLEILKRSKVKINVIQGGRDKVVPPECSANLKKKVPDADFHIIPNADHSVIFGRENDLTRYLETIWWSCNE
- the LOC124918055 gene encoding probable lysophospholipase BODYGUARD 4 isoform X6; protein product: MDWEVLWRKWPSIAAEFFITTTSFLVFLFLDLIEVILCVFYRYVDELLEGKTAPCYCQIRTQHNGAIVECERESLLSETLFARKNIFREKGLLRFATKWEDFRTEDCGCESCVSWTTNDDKLRLHVVVKVSEEEETENVIFLHGFMSSSSFWTETIFPNISLLTNRKFRIFAVDLLGFGRSPKPRDCLYTLKDHLDMIENSTIFPSQLNSFHLVAHSMGCVLALALAARHPHAVKSITLFAPPYLAHDKEEEASLMALERLAIRRIWPPLLFGSAVMSWYEHLGRCVYFVVCRNHKIWEGILKLITGRRNLDFKIMDMTRHTHHSAWHTMHNVICGGAKFVDGYLEILKRSKVKINVIQGGRDKVVPPECSANLKKKVPDADFHIIPNADHSVIFGRENDLTRYLETIWWSCNE
- the LOC124918055 gene encoding probable lysophospholipase BODYGUARD 4 isoform X4, which translates into the protein MDWEVLWRKWPSIAAEFFITTTSFLVFLFLDLIEVILCVFYRYVDELLEGKTAPCYCQIRTQHNGAIVECERESLLSETLFARKNIFREKGLLRFATKWEDFRTEDCGCESCVSWTTNDDKLRLHVVVKEAVSEEEETENVIFLHGFMSSSSFWTETIFPNISLLTNRKFRIFAVDLLGFGRSPKPRDCLYTLKDHLDMIENSTIFPSQLNSFHLVAHSMGCVLALALAARHPHAVKSITLFAPPYLAHDKEEEASLMALERLAIRRIWPPLLFGSAVMSWYEHLGRCVYFVVCRNHKIWEGILKLITGRRNLDFKIMDMTRHTHHSAWHTMHNVICGGAKFVDGYLEILKRSKVKINVIQGGRDKVVPPECSANLKKKVPDADFHIIPNADHSVIFGRENDLTRYLETIWWSCNE